The region CAGCTCGCGCTCGGCGATCGACCCGGGCAGGTGGGCCACCTGCGCCTCGACCTCCGCGCTCAGGAGCGCCCCCCGCGCGTGGAGCGCCAGCGCATATCGCTCCTCCGAGGGTTGAATCCGCACCTCCATCTCTCCGCCGCCGGCCGGCATGTAGCCGGGGCGCAGCAGCGTGGCCTCCAGCCGCAGCCCCACCCGGCGAAGCAGGGGCAGGTAGGTCCGCTCAATAAACTCATAGGGCGGCGCCGCCGGGTTGTGGGTCCCCCCGCTGAGCCGCAGCGTCGAGGACTCGGCGGCCAGCGCCAGGGGCAGCGCCACGGTCTGAAACACCAGCATCGCGCTGCCCGCGCTGCCCACGGCAAAACGGTAGTCGCCGCCGCGCACCTCCCCCGGCACAAAGCGCAGGCTTGAGCTATGCATCTCGGCCCCCTCCACCCGGGCCTGGCAGATCGCCTGCGCCGCCTTCACGCAGGTCAAATGCTGGCGGAGCAGACCGGGGCGGCGCCTCCCGGCGCGAATGTTCACCATCTCAAAGGGGCGCCCGCAAAGCATCGACAGGGTCAGCGCGCTGCGCAAAAGCTGCCCGCCTCCCTCGCCATGGGCGCCATCAAGTTGCAGGTATTGCTCGCTCATCCTCAATCCTCCGCCGGCTCGCCAGCAGGCGCCATCTTGACCATCCGCGGGTCAAAACGCGCCACCCGCTCGACCAGATCGTCCTGGGCCCGCATCACGTCTTCGATGTTTTTGTACACGTCGGGAGCCTCATCGAGCCCGGCCGAAAGCAGCCGAACCTTCTGGCGCTCCAGGCGCTGGCGAAACGCTCCCCACTTCAGCGTCTTTTTGGCCCGGGTGCGCGACATCACGCGCCCGGCACCGTGGGCGGAGCTCTCCAGCGAGAGCGCGTTGCCCTTGCCCCGCACCACATACCCCGGGTCGGCCATCGTGCCCGGAATCACCCCGAGCACCCCTTTGCCCGCCGGGGTGGCGCCCTTGCGATGCACGATCACCTCCTTGCCATCATGCACCTCTTTCCAGGCGTAGTTATGATGATTCTCCACCCCGGCCAGCACCTCGGCGCCCAGATGACGCACGATCTCCCGATGGATCACCGCGTGATTCGCCGAGGCATACTCGCCCATCAGCTCCATGGCCGCCCAGTACTCCTGACCGAGCTCACTGCTCATCTCAAGCCAGGCCAGGTGACGCAGCTCCGGGGGGAGCTGCGGATGACTCGCCATCGCCAGCTTCGAGTAGTGGTTGGCTACCGCCGCCCCCACCCCGCGACTGCCGCTGTGGCTGAGCAGGGCCAGGTAGCGCCCGGCCTCCAGCCCCAGGTCGGGCGCCGAGAGCGTGAGCTCGCCAAACTCCACAAAGTGGTTCCCCGAGCCGCTGGTGCCGAGCTGCTTCCAGCCCTTCGACTTCAGACGCGAGGTCACCGGCGAAACCTCCCAGTCCTGATCCATCACCGCGTGGTTTCGCCGGCGCTGGAAGTTTGCACCGATCCCAAAGCGGGTCTCCTCTTCGAGCGCCCGCTCAAAACGCTGCGGGTTGGCCTCAAAGCTCGCCAAATCGATGTCGAGCACGCTCAACTTCACGCGGCAGGCGATGTCCACGCCGACCGCATAGGGGATCACCGCCTCCTCGGTGGCCAGCACCCCGCCGATCGGCAACCCGTAGCCCGGATGGGCATCGGCCATCAGCGCCCCGCGCCAGGCAATGGGCAGGCGAGTGGCCCCGGCCATCTGGCCGAGCGCGGAGGCCTCCAGATCCTTTCCCCACTGCACCCAGGGCGCCGGGGCCGGGCGCTCCTCCCAGCGCTCGCGCTTGCTCAACTCGGCGACCAGCCACCCAAAGTGCCCCTCCTCGGCCGGGCCCGGCACCCTGGCGAGCAACTCGCCGAGCTCCGCCCGCACCTCGTCCACCGTCGCGCCGGCTTTGAGCGACGCCACCGCCTCGCGCAACACCCGGGGGCAGAGGTCGGCGGGGATTCCCAGTTCTTTAAGTTCGCGTGCTTTCATGATGTCTCCCTTTACAGGCGCGGCGCGCCCTGATTCAAGTGTCTCTCTAATCGGCTCCTACGCGAATCCTCGCGCATCTTCGGGAGACAGCTTTAGCGAACCCCGTGCCAGCACCGCCCATTCAGACCAAAAAAAGTGCCCGGTGGCGGACCGGGGGTGGAGCATCACGTTGATTTATGGGGGTTTTTATGACGTTTCACGTGAAACAGAGAGCCTCCTCGGCATGCCCTCCTCCTGCCCAAGGCCTCACTCACACTTAGATGATTATATAAAGATATCGCCAAAGGCTATCCAGATCTATCCAGCCAACAAGGGACCTCGCGCCCCTCTTCCGGGCGGTGAGGCCCCTGCGGAGGGGTTGCATACGCTCGGAGGGTGCCTTAGGTTTGCCGGGTCGCGTCGCGGCTCGGCATCTCGCCAGACCGCCACCGACTTCCCCTCCTCCAGCCCCGAGCCCGACGTGAAGTGAGCCCCTTTTAAGAGCGCAACACCGAGCAGATTCCCCCCGGAATCGGCAATTCTCTCTCTTAAAAGGAGGTCCCATGAGGGCATCTCAGGTTGCGGCGCGCCTGGAGCGCGTCTCGTTTTCGTATCCGCAGGCGATGGTGGAGCTCTTTTCGGAGCTCGATCTGCATCTAAGCCCCGGGTGGCATGGCCTTGTGGGGGCCAACGGCGCCGGAAAGTCCACTCTTTTGCACCTGCTGGCCGCCCGGCTCACGCCGACCCACGGTCAGATCCACATCGCCCTGCCCGGCCCGGTGGTGCTCTGTGAGCAGCGCGTAAACGAGCCCGGCCCCCTGGTCGAAGAGGCCGCCCACCGCTGGGATAAAGAGGCCATGCGCCTCAAAAGTCGGCTGGGGCTTGAGTTTGAGGGCTGGGCCCGCTGGGAGACGCTCTCTCCCGGGGAGCGCAAGCGCTGGCAGATCGGCGCGGCCCTGATGGCGCGCCCGGCGATGCTCCTGCTCGATGAGCCCACCAACCACCTCGACGCCCCGGGGCAGGCCTGGCTCTTAGAGGCGATGCGCCTGCATAAGGGCCTCGGCGTGGTGGTCAGCCACCGCCGAGAGCTCCTCGACGCGCTCTGCACCTCGACCCTGTGGGTGGAGTCGCGTGCCGAGCGGGCCTCTCAGATCCAGGTGTATCCGGTGCCCTACAGCCAGGCGGCCGAGCTGCGCCAGGCCGCCTCGGACCACGCGCGCCAGACGCGCCAGACACTCCAGGCCCGCTGCGACCGTCAGGAGCAGGCCGCCCGGGAGGCCGCCCGGCGCCAGCAATCGGCCGAGCGCAGCCTCAAGAGCTCCAGCCGCATGAGCTCCGCCCGTGACAGCGACGCCCGCAGCATGGGCAACAAGATCCGGGCCAGCTGGGCCGAGGCCGGCGCCGGCCGCCAGGCCGGCATCGCCACCCGGGCCCTCCAGAAGATGCGCGCCGAGCTGGCCGAACTCCCCATCGAAAAGACCCGCTGGCGAGCCCTGCACATCGACTTTGAACCCTCGCCAAAAGACCCGGTGCTCAGCCTCCCGGGGGTCGATCTGGTGGCCGGCACACACCGGCTGGCCCGCGACCTGCGCCTGGCCCTGGGACGCCACGAAAAAATCGCCCTGCGCGGGCCCAATGGCGCCGGAAAATCCACCCTCCTGCGCCTGGCCCTCGACCACCTGCACATCCCCCGCGACCGGGTGCTCTACCTGCCTCAGGAGCTCTCCCTTGAACAGAGCACGGCTCTCATCGACGAGCTCCGGGCCCTGCCCGGCCCACGACTCGGAGAGGTGATGAACATCGTGGCGGCCCTGGGCATGGAGCCCCGGCCCTTCCTTAAGGGCGACGCCCCCAGCCCGGGCCAGATGCGCAAGCTGGCGCTGGCCCGCGCCCTTCACCAACGGGTCTGGGCGATGGTGCTCGACGAGCCCACCAACCACCTGGACCTCCCCTCTATCGAACTCTTAGAAGAAGCCCTCCTCGACTACCCCGGCGCGCTCCTGCTGGTCAGCCACGATCAAAACCTCTGCCAGCGGGTCGCCCCGACCCACTGGCACCTGGAGGGTCAGACGCTACAGGTAAAGGGGCCCGACTCGCACGAGGCCTTTTAATCAAGTGACAGCTCGGCGCCGCCGCGCGCATAGTGGCCTCCACGCCACCATACTCACTACCCCGGGAGAGGTGCCCTGCCATGGATCGTCAAACCTTCGAAGAACTCGTGCATCGGCTGGAGGCCGAAAACCAGCGCACCCCCCAGAAATACCGTCGCCGGGTCACCCTCATGGCGATGATGGGCTACGCCTACATCAGCGCGGTGATCGTGATGGCGCTGCTGATGGTGGCGGCCTTTATCCTCATCGGCTTTCATCGGCCGACGCTTCTGATCAAAGTCGCCATCTACATGCTCCTCCCCCTCATCGCGCTGATGAAGGTCATCGGCGCCACCCTCTTCGCTCGCCTGGACCCTCCCCAGGGGCTGGAGCTGCGACAGGAGGAGCACCCCGAGCTCTTCGCGACCATCGAGGAGGTACGCCGCCAGCTCCAGGGCCCGCGCCTGGATCGGGTGCTCCTCACCGATCAACTCAACGCCGCCGTGTGGGAGATCCCGCGCTTTGGCATCATCGGCCCCCGGGAGCGTTTTTTGGAGCTGGGGCTTCCCCTGATGCAGGCCCTGGACCCCGCGGAGTTTCGCTCGGTGCTCGGCCACGAGTTCGGGCATCTGGCTGGCGAGCATATGCGCCAGTCCGGGTGGATCTACCACCTGCGCCGAACCTGGGCGCGCATTGGCGAGCATTATGAGGCCCGCGGCCACACGCCCTTTATGTTCGGGCGCTTCTTCGACCGCTTCATCCCCAGGTTTATGGCCTACTCCTTTGTGCTGGCCCGCGGCCACGAGTACGAGGCCGACCAGGCCGCGGCCCGGGTCACCAGCCCCGAGATCGCCGCCCGCGCGCTCACGCGGGTGAATCTGGCCGCCCACCGCCTGCAGCACGACTTCTGGCCCTCGGTCTACCAGGAGATCCCCAACTCGCCCGCGCCCCCGCGCAGCCTCTACCTGGACATGGACCACAAGCTGAGCAAGTCGCCCGCCCTGCCCACGGACCTGGTCAACGCGATCCTGGAAGACATCTGCAACCAGCCCGCCAACATCGACGACACCCACCCCGCGTTCATCACTCGCGTGCAAGCC is a window of Lujinxingia litoralis DNA encoding:
- the rtcA gene encoding RNA 3'-terminal phosphate cyclase; this translates as MSEQYLQLDGAHGEGGGQLLRSALTLSMLCGRPFEMVNIRAGRRRPGLLRQHLTCVKAAQAICQARVEGAEMHSSSLRFVPGEVRGGDYRFAVGSAGSAMLVFQTVALPLALAAESSTLRLSGGTHNPAAPPYEFIERTYLPLLRRVGLRLEATLLRPGYMPAGGGEMEVRIQPSEERYALALHARGALLSAEVEAQVAHLPGSIAERELSAFAELAPPLPDDELRWQAHHRSTRQSSGPGNMLLATLSYEQVTEVFSCPGQKGLSAERVAERVAAEVRRYLSHDAPAGEHLSDQLLVVLAALGEGSFRTAELSSHARSQLAMLPRFIDREFRLSERADGTIEVALEAR
- a CDS encoding RtcB family protein, which translates into the protein MKARELKELGIPADLCPRVLREAVASLKAGATVDEVRAELGELLARVPGPAEEGHFGWLVAELSKRERWEERPAPAPWVQWGKDLEASALGQMAGATRLPIAWRGALMADAHPGYGLPIGGVLATEEAVIPYAVGVDIACRVKLSVLDIDLASFEANPQRFERALEEETRFGIGANFQRRRNHAVMDQDWEVSPVTSRLKSKGWKQLGTSGSGNHFVEFGELTLSAPDLGLEAGRYLALLSHSGSRGVGAAVANHYSKLAMASHPQLPPELRHLAWLEMSSELGQEYWAAMELMGEYASANHAVIHREIVRHLGAEVLAGVENHHNYAWKEVHDGKEVIVHRKGATPAGKGVLGVIPGTMADPGYVVRGKGNALSLESSAHGAGRVMSRTRAKKTLKWGAFRQRLERQKVRLLSAGLDEAPDVYKNIEDVMRAQDDLVERVARFDPRMVKMAPAGEPAED
- a CDS encoding ATP-binding cassette domain-containing protein, coding for MRASQVAARLERVSFSYPQAMVELFSELDLHLSPGWHGLVGANGAGKSTLLHLLAARLTPTHGQIHIALPGPVVLCEQRVNEPGPLVEEAAHRWDKEAMRLKSRLGLEFEGWARWETLSPGERKRWQIGAALMARPAMLLLDEPTNHLDAPGQAWLLEAMRLHKGLGVVVSHRRELLDALCTSTLWVESRAERASQIQVYPVPYSQAAELRQAASDHARQTRQTLQARCDRQEQAAREAARRQQSAERSLKSSSRMSSARDSDARSMGNKIRASWAEAGAGRQAGIATRALQKMRAELAELPIEKTRWRALHIDFEPSPKDPVLSLPGVDLVAGTHRLARDLRLALGRHEKIALRGPNGAGKSTLLRLALDHLHIPRDRVLYLPQELSLEQSTALIDELRALPGPRLGEVMNIVAALGMEPRPFLKGDAPSPGQMRKLALARALHQRVWAMVLDEPTNHLDLPSIELLEEALLDYPGALLLVSHDQNLCQRVAPTHWHLEGQTLQVKGPDSHEAF
- a CDS encoding M48 family metallopeptidase, whose amino-acid sequence is MDRQTFEELVHRLEAENQRTPQKYRRRVTLMAMMGYAYISAVIVMALLMVAAFILIGFHRPTLLIKVAIYMLLPLIALMKVIGATLFARLDPPQGLELRQEEHPELFATIEEVRRQLQGPRLDRVLLTDQLNAAVWEIPRFGIIGPRERFLELGLPLMQALDPAEFRSVLGHEFGHLAGEHMRQSGWIYHLRRTWARIGEHYEARGHTPFMFGRFFDRFIPRFMAYSFVLARGHEYEADQAAARVTSPEIAARALTRVNLAAHRLQHDFWPSVYQEIPNSPAPPRSLYLDMDHKLSKSPALPTDLVNAILEDICNQPANIDDTHPAFITRVQALEQTVAAPPPPQARNAAEHFLGERAYHTISQKLSQAWARENTESWVQLHQTRQHDEERLASLEAQMQEGELDFDDLWERAQLLLRLREFPLAEAAFEAILERWPSQQGARMTLGLNRIQDDDPGAIPLLEAAIDDDIWLLPDAGEALYDYYVRQGDAERAAHWEARLDAWSHQLKLAREERNALLKTDTLLPHDLPSEEVERLVAHVQMHPDVHAIWLASKTVEHLPDSPCYVLGIKLKWRPWKRSSQDITLEEVFDMDMGLEHEFMITDLGFSSPRWVRKMVKKVPDARIL